One Osmerus mordax isolate fOsmMor3 chromosome 26, fOsmMor3.pri, whole genome shotgun sequence DNA segment encodes these proteins:
- the abl2 gene encoding tyrosine-protein kinase ABL2 isoform X1: MGQQVGRVAEGTAAGIQPPQPHATPQHQGKGNRGSNTGRRPRDVCTTGTPPGRAATVNVPDPGINIFTQHSEALHRPFGLDSAALTEAVRWSSKENLLGAAESDPNLFLALYDFVASGDNTLSITKGEKLRVLGYNQNGEWSEVRSKNGQGWVPSNYITPVNSLEKHSWYHGPVSRSAAEYLLSSLINGSFLVRESESSPGQLSISLRYEGRVYHYRINTASDGKVYVTAESRFATLAELVHHHSTVADGLVTTLHYPAPKCNKPTVYGVSPIHDKWEMERTDITMKHKLGGGQYGEVYVGVWKKYNLTVAVKTLKEDTMEVEEFLKEAAVMKEVKHPNLVQLLGVCTLEPPFYIVTEYMPHGNLLDYLRECDREEVNAVVLLYMATQISSAMEYLEKKNFIHRDLAARNCLVGENHVVKVADFGLSRLMTGDTYTAHAGAKFPIKWTAPESLAYNTFSIKSDVWAFGVLLWEIATYGMSPYPGIDLSQVYDLLEKGYRMEQPEGCPPKVYELMRACWQWSPLDRPSFAETHQAFETMFHDSSISEEVAEELCKTASSGHAGPLHPLGPDMPLLPSKCRTLKKHTENKENIEGGLDGRLDPGAHTHSGLAAALLGDGRSGGSPALPRKQRDKSPSSLLEDGQDGATFTRNRKAAFFSSFMKKKSSSSSSSPSSQLQQNLPTPPKRSSSFREMETQPHKKYEPQAAFCAPMPPLPAQADGPGFSPSHGDANHSQSRCCGATFGQKPSSSGGLGSGSQVGSSSSWGSLAGFFTPRLIKRTLGLRTGKSSGLEDGGGGGGVGGSKPFPRSNSTSSMSAGLPDLERMALTLPRNRSKPPLERTASTTSQPENGACPPRTPSASDTMLLRRLDDQGAAQIRERPKAKLMPRGPGSGAGVRAPGVGGEAGAADSDGTSRLRDGGEERQGWSSPSKAPGGVGREGVLSGQATPHNHKVPVLISPTLKHSPADVHLVGMDSQGNRFKLLSSEHQADRDRPRLVKPKCAPPPPPTLRPLQHTYSGDGEEQGGSVVEVNGDGIKGQRSGRAAGPGTGRPSVPPPQVPPAHSYTSSANSNATPTKLANGATNTALSSSAPPGGSKGGLRRTRQERERVPPERVSREALLECAECLSVALHSSPEPSSSSLVLDAGHQLLDHCSGYVDCIPQMRNKFAFREAVGKLELSLQELRATSSSCGGGLPGGPTLDSLHTCIKEISDVVQR, encoded by the exons aaGCGCTCCACCGGCCCTTCGGCCTGGACTCTGCGGCGCTGACGGAGGCTGTGCGCTGGAGCTCCAAGGAGAACCTCCTGGGCGCGGCCGAGAGCGACCCCAACCTCTTCCTTGCACTTTACGACTTTGTCGCCAGCGGCGACAACACGCTGAGCATCACGAAAG gagaGAAGCTCCGAGTCCTGGGCTACAACCAGAACGGAGAGTGGAGCGAGGTGCGGTCCAAGAACGGCCAGGGCTGGGTGCCTAGCAACTACATCACGCCGGTGAACAGCCTGGAGAAGCACAGCTGGTACCACGGGCCGGTGTCCCGCAGCGCGGCCGAGTACCTGCTGTCCAGCCTCATCAACGGAAGCTTCCTGGTGCGGGAGAGCGAAAGCAGCCCAGGACAGCTGTCCATCTCGCTGCGCTACGAGGGCCGGGTCTACCACTACCGCATCAACACTGCCTCCGACGGCAAG GTGTACGTCACGGCGGAGAGCCGCTTCGCCACGCTGGCAGAGCTGGTGCACCACCACTCCACGGTGGCCGATGGGCTGGTGACCACGCTGCACTACCCGGCGCCCAAGTGCAACAAGCCCACGGTGTACGGCGTGTCGCCCATCCACGACAAGTGGGAGATGGAGCGCACCGACATCACCATGAAGCACAAGCTGGGCGGGGGGCAGTACGGGGAGGTGTACGTGGGCGTGTGGAAGAAGTACAACCTGACAGTGGCTGTGAAGACCCTGAAG GAAGACacgatggaggtggaggagttccTAAAGGAGGCTGCAGTCATGAAAGAGGTCAAACACCCAAACCTGGTTCAGCTCCTGG gtgtgtgtaccctggAGCCCCCCTTCTACATCGTCACGGAGTACATGCCCCACGGCAACCTGCTGGACTACCTGCGTGAGTGTGACCGCGAGGAGGTGAACGCCGTAGTGCTGCTCTACATGGCCACGCAGATCTCCTCCGCCATGGAGTACCTGGAGAAGAAGAACTTCATCCACAG ggACCTGGCTGCCAGGAACTGCCTGGTGGGGGAGAACCATGTGGTGAAGGTGGCAGACTTCGGCCTGAGCCGGCTGATGACGGGCGACACCTACACCGCCCACGCCGGCGCCAAGTTCCCCATCAAGTGGACCGCCCCCGAGAGCCTGGCCTACAACACCTTCTCCATCAAGTCTGATGTCTGGG CTTTTGGCGTGTTGCTATGGGAGATCGCCACCTACGGCATGTCTCCCTACCCGGGCATCGACCTGTCCCAGGTGTACGACCTGCTGGAGAAGGGCTACCGCATGGAGCAACCGGAGGGGTGTCCCCCCAAGGTGTACGAGCTGATGAGGGCCT GCTGGCAGTGGAGTCCTCTAGATAGACCCTCGTTTGCCGAGACCCACCAGGCTTTCGAGACCATGTTCCACGACTCCAGCATCTCTGAAG AGGTAGCCGAGGAGCTGTGCAAGACTGCCTCCTCTGGCCACGCGGGGCCACTGCACCCCCTGGGCCCAGACAtgcccctgctgccctccaaGTGCCGCACCctgaagaaacacacagagaacaaggAGAACATCGAGGGTGGGCTGGACGGCCGGCTGGACCCtggagctcacacacactcag GTCTGGCTGCGGCGTTGCTAGGAGACGGGCGGTCGGGCGGCTCCCCGGCGTTACCGCGGAAACAGCGCGACAAATCTCCCAGCAGCCTCTTGGAGGACGGCCAGGACGGCGCCACGTTTACGCGCAACCGCAAGGCGGccttcttcagctccttcatgaaGAAGAagtcctcgtcttcctcctcctcgccctcctcgcagctccagcagaacctccccaccccccccaagaGGAGCAGCTCCTTCAGGGAGATGGAGACCCAGCCTCACAAGAAGTACGAGCCCCAGGCGGCCTTCTGCGCCCCCATGCCTCCCCTGCCCGCCCAGGCCGACGGCCCGGGGTTCTCCCCCTCCCACGGAGACGCCAACCACAGCCAGTCCCGCTGCTGCGGCGCCACCTTCGGGCAGAAGCCCTCCTCCAGTGGGGGTCTGGGGTCAGGCTCCCAggtgggcagcagcagcagctggggcAGCCTGGCTGGGTTCTTCACCCCGCGCCTCATCAAGAGGACCCTGGGACTGCGGACGGGGAAGTCCTCGGGCCTggaggacggaggagggggagggggggttggagggtcgAAGCCGTTTCCCCGGTCcaactccacctcctccatgtcGGCGGGGCTGCCGGATCTGGAGCGCATGGCCCTGACCCTCCCCAGGAACCGCAGCAAGCCCCCCCTGGAGAGGAcggcctccaccacctcccagcCCGAGAACGGGGCCTGCCCGCCCCGCACGCCCTCCGCCTCCGACACCATGCTGCTCCGCAGGCTGGATGACCAGGGGGCCGCCCAGATCAGGGAGAGGCCCAAGGCCAAGCTGATGCCCCGGGGGCCGGGCAGCGGGGCCGGGGTGAGGGCtccaggggtggggggcgagGCGGGGGCGGCGGACTCGGACGGCACCTCCCGGCTCAGGGACGGGGGTGAGGAACGCCAGGGGTGGTCGTCGCCCTCCAAAGCCccggggggggttgggagggagggtgtgttgtcgggacaggccacgccccacaaCCACAAGGTTCCTGTGCTGATCTCCCCCACGCTGAAGCACAGCCCCGCGGACGTGCACCTGGTGGGCATGGACTCTCAGGGCAACCGCTTCAAACTGTTATCCTCTGAGCATCAAGCAGACCGCGACCGCCCGCGTCTGGTCAAACCCAAGTGtgccccgccgcccccccccaccctgcgccCCCTGCAGCACACCTACAGCGGGGACGGAGAGGAGCAAGGCGGGAGCGTGGTGGAGGTCAACGGGGACGGGATCAAGGGTCAGAGGTCGGGCCGGGCGGCGGGGCCCGGGACAGGACGACCGTCCGTGCCGCCACCACAAGTGCCGCCCGCACATTCCTACACTTCCTCTGCCAACAGCAACGCCACCCCTACCAAACTAGCCAACGGAGCCACCAACACTGCCCTCTCCTCATCAGCGCCCCCCGGTGGCTCCAAGGGGGGCCTGCGTCGGACCAGGCAGGAGAGGGAACGCGTGCCCCCGGAGAGGGTGAGCCGGGAGGCCCTGCTGGAGTGCGCTGAGTGCCTGAGCGTGGCTCTCCACAGCAGTCCTgagccctcctccagcagcctggTCCTGGACGCCGGGCACCAGCTGCTGGACCACTGCTCCGGCTACGTAGACTGCATCCCCCAGATGAGGAACAAGTTCGCCTTCCGGGAGGCGGTGGGGAAGCTGGAACTGAGCCTGCAGGAACTGAGggccacttcctcttcctgtgggGGAGGGCTCCCTGGGGGCCCCACCCTGGACAGCCTGCACACTTGCATCAAGGAGATCAGCGACGTGGTGCAGAGGTAG
- the abl2 gene encoding tyrosine-protein kinase ABL2 isoform X2, whose protein sequence is MSLRTIGPSSSFEEEWVRLTGSQYAGLRDVDRPKLPEALHRPFGLDSAALTEAVRWSSKENLLGAAESDPNLFLALYDFVASGDNTLSITKGEKLRVLGYNQNGEWSEVRSKNGQGWVPSNYITPVNSLEKHSWYHGPVSRSAAEYLLSSLINGSFLVRESESSPGQLSISLRYEGRVYHYRINTASDGKVYVTAESRFATLAELVHHHSTVADGLVTTLHYPAPKCNKPTVYGVSPIHDKWEMERTDITMKHKLGGGQYGEVYVGVWKKYNLTVAVKTLKEDTMEVEEFLKEAAVMKEVKHPNLVQLLGVCTLEPPFYIVTEYMPHGNLLDYLRECDREEVNAVVLLYMATQISSAMEYLEKKNFIHRDLAARNCLVGENHVVKVADFGLSRLMTGDTYTAHAGAKFPIKWTAPESLAYNTFSIKSDVWAFGVLLWEIATYGMSPYPGIDLSQVYDLLEKGYRMEQPEGCPPKVYELMRACWQWSPLDRPSFAETHQAFETMFHDSSISEEVAEELCKTASSGHAGPLHPLGPDMPLLPSKCRTLKKHTENKENIEGGLDGRLDPGAHTHSGLAAALLGDGRSGGSPALPRKQRDKSPSSLLEDGQDGATFTRNRKAAFFSSFMKKKSSSSSSSPSSQLQQNLPTPPKRSSSFREMETQPHKKYEPQAAFCAPMPPLPAQADGPGFSPSHGDANHSQSRCCGATFGQKPSSSGGLGSGSQVGSSSSWGSLAGFFTPRLIKRTLGLRTGKSSGLEDGGGGGGVGGSKPFPRSNSTSSMSAGLPDLERMALTLPRNRSKPPLERTASTTSQPENGACPPRTPSASDTMLLRRLDDQGAAQIRERPKAKLMPRGPGSGAGVRAPGVGGEAGAADSDGTSRLRDGGEERQGWSSPSKAPGGVGREGVLSGQATPHNHKVPVLISPTLKHSPADVHLVGMDSQGNRFKLLSSEHQADRDRPRLVKPKCAPPPPPTLRPLQHTYSGDGEEQGGSVVEVNGDGIKGQRSGRAAGPGTGRPSVPPPQVPPAHSYTSSANSNATPTKLANGATNTALSSSAPPGGSKGGLRRTRQERERVPPERVSREALLECAECLSVALHSSPEPSSSSLVLDAGHQLLDHCSGYVDCIPQMRNKFAFREAVGKLELSLQELRATSSSCGGGLPGGPTLDSLHTCIKEISDVVQR, encoded by the exons atgTCATTAAGAACCATAGGCCCCAGCAGCAGTTTTGAGGAAGAGTGGGTTCGGCTGACAGGAAGTCAGTATGCGGGCCTAAGGGATGTGGACAGACCCAAACTCCCAG aaGCGCTCCACCGGCCCTTCGGCCTGGACTCTGCGGCGCTGACGGAGGCTGTGCGCTGGAGCTCCAAGGAGAACCTCCTGGGCGCGGCCGAGAGCGACCCCAACCTCTTCCTTGCACTTTACGACTTTGTCGCCAGCGGCGACAACACGCTGAGCATCACGAAAG gagaGAAGCTCCGAGTCCTGGGCTACAACCAGAACGGAGAGTGGAGCGAGGTGCGGTCCAAGAACGGCCAGGGCTGGGTGCCTAGCAACTACATCACGCCGGTGAACAGCCTGGAGAAGCACAGCTGGTACCACGGGCCGGTGTCCCGCAGCGCGGCCGAGTACCTGCTGTCCAGCCTCATCAACGGAAGCTTCCTGGTGCGGGAGAGCGAAAGCAGCCCAGGACAGCTGTCCATCTCGCTGCGCTACGAGGGCCGGGTCTACCACTACCGCATCAACACTGCCTCCGACGGCAAG GTGTACGTCACGGCGGAGAGCCGCTTCGCCACGCTGGCAGAGCTGGTGCACCACCACTCCACGGTGGCCGATGGGCTGGTGACCACGCTGCACTACCCGGCGCCCAAGTGCAACAAGCCCACGGTGTACGGCGTGTCGCCCATCCACGACAAGTGGGAGATGGAGCGCACCGACATCACCATGAAGCACAAGCTGGGCGGGGGGCAGTACGGGGAGGTGTACGTGGGCGTGTGGAAGAAGTACAACCTGACAGTGGCTGTGAAGACCCTGAAG GAAGACacgatggaggtggaggagttccTAAAGGAGGCTGCAGTCATGAAAGAGGTCAAACACCCAAACCTGGTTCAGCTCCTGG gtgtgtgtaccctggAGCCCCCCTTCTACATCGTCACGGAGTACATGCCCCACGGCAACCTGCTGGACTACCTGCGTGAGTGTGACCGCGAGGAGGTGAACGCCGTAGTGCTGCTCTACATGGCCACGCAGATCTCCTCCGCCATGGAGTACCTGGAGAAGAAGAACTTCATCCACAG ggACCTGGCTGCCAGGAACTGCCTGGTGGGGGAGAACCATGTGGTGAAGGTGGCAGACTTCGGCCTGAGCCGGCTGATGACGGGCGACACCTACACCGCCCACGCCGGCGCCAAGTTCCCCATCAAGTGGACCGCCCCCGAGAGCCTGGCCTACAACACCTTCTCCATCAAGTCTGATGTCTGGG CTTTTGGCGTGTTGCTATGGGAGATCGCCACCTACGGCATGTCTCCCTACCCGGGCATCGACCTGTCCCAGGTGTACGACCTGCTGGAGAAGGGCTACCGCATGGAGCAACCGGAGGGGTGTCCCCCCAAGGTGTACGAGCTGATGAGGGCCT GCTGGCAGTGGAGTCCTCTAGATAGACCCTCGTTTGCCGAGACCCACCAGGCTTTCGAGACCATGTTCCACGACTCCAGCATCTCTGAAG AGGTAGCCGAGGAGCTGTGCAAGACTGCCTCCTCTGGCCACGCGGGGCCACTGCACCCCCTGGGCCCAGACAtgcccctgctgccctccaaGTGCCGCACCctgaagaaacacacagagaacaaggAGAACATCGAGGGTGGGCTGGACGGCCGGCTGGACCCtggagctcacacacactcag GTCTGGCTGCGGCGTTGCTAGGAGACGGGCGGTCGGGCGGCTCCCCGGCGTTACCGCGGAAACAGCGCGACAAATCTCCCAGCAGCCTCTTGGAGGACGGCCAGGACGGCGCCACGTTTACGCGCAACCGCAAGGCGGccttcttcagctccttcatgaaGAAGAagtcctcgtcttcctcctcctcgccctcctcgcagctccagcagaacctccccaccccccccaagaGGAGCAGCTCCTTCAGGGAGATGGAGACCCAGCCTCACAAGAAGTACGAGCCCCAGGCGGCCTTCTGCGCCCCCATGCCTCCCCTGCCCGCCCAGGCCGACGGCCCGGGGTTCTCCCCCTCCCACGGAGACGCCAACCACAGCCAGTCCCGCTGCTGCGGCGCCACCTTCGGGCAGAAGCCCTCCTCCAGTGGGGGTCTGGGGTCAGGCTCCCAggtgggcagcagcagcagctggggcAGCCTGGCTGGGTTCTTCACCCCGCGCCTCATCAAGAGGACCCTGGGACTGCGGACGGGGAAGTCCTCGGGCCTggaggacggaggagggggagggggggttggagggtcgAAGCCGTTTCCCCGGTCcaactccacctcctccatgtcGGCGGGGCTGCCGGATCTGGAGCGCATGGCCCTGACCCTCCCCAGGAACCGCAGCAAGCCCCCCCTGGAGAGGAcggcctccaccacctcccagcCCGAGAACGGGGCCTGCCCGCCCCGCACGCCCTCCGCCTCCGACACCATGCTGCTCCGCAGGCTGGATGACCAGGGGGCCGCCCAGATCAGGGAGAGGCCCAAGGCCAAGCTGATGCCCCGGGGGCCGGGCAGCGGGGCCGGGGTGAGGGCtccaggggtggggggcgagGCGGGGGCGGCGGACTCGGACGGCACCTCCCGGCTCAGGGACGGGGGTGAGGAACGCCAGGGGTGGTCGTCGCCCTCCAAAGCCccggggggggttgggagggagggtgtgttgtcgggacaggccacgccccacaaCCACAAGGTTCCTGTGCTGATCTCCCCCACGCTGAAGCACAGCCCCGCGGACGTGCACCTGGTGGGCATGGACTCTCAGGGCAACCGCTTCAAACTGTTATCCTCTGAGCATCAAGCAGACCGCGACCGCCCGCGTCTGGTCAAACCCAAGTGtgccccgccgcccccccccaccctgcgccCCCTGCAGCACACCTACAGCGGGGACGGAGAGGAGCAAGGCGGGAGCGTGGTGGAGGTCAACGGGGACGGGATCAAGGGTCAGAGGTCGGGCCGGGCGGCGGGGCCCGGGACAGGACGACCGTCCGTGCCGCCACCACAAGTGCCGCCCGCACATTCCTACACTTCCTCTGCCAACAGCAACGCCACCCCTACCAAACTAGCCAACGGAGCCACCAACACTGCCCTCTCCTCATCAGCGCCCCCCGGTGGCTCCAAGGGGGGCCTGCGTCGGACCAGGCAGGAGAGGGAACGCGTGCCCCCGGAGAGGGTGAGCCGGGAGGCCCTGCTGGAGTGCGCTGAGTGCCTGAGCGTGGCTCTCCACAGCAGTCCTgagccctcctccagcagcctggTCCTGGACGCCGGGCACCAGCTGCTGGACCACTGCTCCGGCTACGTAGACTGCATCCCCCAGATGAGGAACAAGTTCGCCTTCCGGGAGGCGGTGGGGAAGCTGGAACTGAGCCTGCAGGAACTGAGggccacttcctcttcctgtgggGGAGGGCTCCCTGGGGGCCCCACCCTGGACAGCCTGCACACTTGCATCAAGGAGATCAGCGACGTGGTGCAGAGGTAG
- the abl2 gene encoding tyrosine-protein kinase ABL2 isoform X4: MYWEMWLSQVNATAALQCMLVKNKALHRPFGLDSAALTEAVRWSSKENLLGAAESDPNLFLALYDFVASGDNTLSITKGEKLRVLGYNQNGEWSEVRSKNGQGWVPSNYITPVNSLEKHSWYHGPVSRSAAEYLLSSLINGSFLVRESESSPGQLSISLRYEGRVYHYRINTASDGKVYVTAESRFATLAELVHHHSTVADGLVTTLHYPAPKCNKPTVYGVSPIHDKWEMERTDITMKHKLGGGQYGEVYVGVWKKYNLTVAVKTLKEDTMEVEEFLKEAAVMKEVKHPNLVQLLGVCTLEPPFYIVTEYMPHGNLLDYLRECDREEVNAVVLLYMATQISSAMEYLEKKNFIHRDLAARNCLVGENHVVKVADFGLSRLMTGDTYTAHAGAKFPIKWTAPESLAYNTFSIKSDVWAFGVLLWEIATYGMSPYPGIDLSQVYDLLEKGYRMEQPEGCPPKVYELMRACWQWSPLDRPSFAETHQAFETMFHDSSISEEVAEELCKTASSGHAGPLHPLGPDMPLLPSKCRTLKKHTENKENIEGGLDGRLDPGAHTHSGLAAALLGDGRSGGSPALPRKQRDKSPSSLLEDGQDGATFTRNRKAAFFSSFMKKKSSSSSSSPSSQLQQNLPTPPKRSSSFREMETQPHKKYEPQAAFCAPMPPLPAQADGPGFSPSHGDANHSQSRCCGATFGQKPSSSGGLGSGSQVGSSSSWGSLAGFFTPRLIKRTLGLRTGKSSGLEDGGGGGGVGGSKPFPRSNSTSSMSAGLPDLERMALTLPRNRSKPPLERTASTTSQPENGACPPRTPSASDTMLLRRLDDQGAAQIRERPKAKLMPRGPGSGAGVRAPGVGGEAGAADSDGTSRLRDGGEERQGWSSPSKAPGGVGREGVLSGQATPHNHKVPVLISPTLKHSPADVHLVGMDSQGNRFKLLSSEHQADRDRPRLVKPKCAPPPPPTLRPLQHTYSGDGEEQGGSVVEVNGDGIKGQRSGRAAGPGTGRPSVPPPQVPPAHSYTSSANSNATPTKLANGATNTALSSSAPPGGSKGGLRRTRQERERVPPERVSREALLECAECLSVALHSSPEPSSSSLVLDAGHQLLDHCSGYVDCIPQMRNKFAFREAVGKLELSLQELRATSSSCGGGLPGGPTLDSLHTCIKEISDVVQR, encoded by the exons ATGTACTGGGAGATGTGGCTGAGCCAGGTGAACGCCACTGCAGCGCTGCAGTGCATGCTGGTCAAGAACAAAG CGCTCCACCGGCCCTTCGGCCTGGACTCTGCGGCGCTGACGGAGGCTGTGCGCTGGAGCTCCAAGGAGAACCTCCTGGGCGCGGCCGAGAGCGACCCCAACCTCTTCCTTGCACTTTACGACTTTGTCGCCAGCGGCGACAACACGCTGAGCATCACGAAAG gagaGAAGCTCCGAGTCCTGGGCTACAACCAGAACGGAGAGTGGAGCGAGGTGCGGTCCAAGAACGGCCAGGGCTGGGTGCCTAGCAACTACATCACGCCGGTGAACAGCCTGGAGAAGCACAGCTGGTACCACGGGCCGGTGTCCCGCAGCGCGGCCGAGTACCTGCTGTCCAGCCTCATCAACGGAAGCTTCCTGGTGCGGGAGAGCGAAAGCAGCCCAGGACAGCTGTCCATCTCGCTGCGCTACGAGGGCCGGGTCTACCACTACCGCATCAACACTGCCTCCGACGGCAAG GTGTACGTCACGGCGGAGAGCCGCTTCGCCACGCTGGCAGAGCTGGTGCACCACCACTCCACGGTGGCCGATGGGCTGGTGACCACGCTGCACTACCCGGCGCCCAAGTGCAACAAGCCCACGGTGTACGGCGTGTCGCCCATCCACGACAAGTGGGAGATGGAGCGCACCGACATCACCATGAAGCACAAGCTGGGCGGGGGGCAGTACGGGGAGGTGTACGTGGGCGTGTGGAAGAAGTACAACCTGACAGTGGCTGTGAAGACCCTGAAG GAAGACacgatggaggtggaggagttccTAAAGGAGGCTGCAGTCATGAAAGAGGTCAAACACCCAAACCTGGTTCAGCTCCTGG gtgtgtgtaccctggAGCCCCCCTTCTACATCGTCACGGAGTACATGCCCCACGGCAACCTGCTGGACTACCTGCGTGAGTGTGACCGCGAGGAGGTGAACGCCGTAGTGCTGCTCTACATGGCCACGCAGATCTCCTCCGCCATGGAGTACCTGGAGAAGAAGAACTTCATCCACAG ggACCTGGCTGCCAGGAACTGCCTGGTGGGGGAGAACCATGTGGTGAAGGTGGCAGACTTCGGCCTGAGCCGGCTGATGACGGGCGACACCTACACCGCCCACGCCGGCGCCAAGTTCCCCATCAAGTGGACCGCCCCCGAGAGCCTGGCCTACAACACCTTCTCCATCAAGTCTGATGTCTGGG CTTTTGGCGTGTTGCTATGGGAGATCGCCACCTACGGCATGTCTCCCTACCCGGGCATCGACCTGTCCCAGGTGTACGACCTGCTGGAGAAGGGCTACCGCATGGAGCAACCGGAGGGGTGTCCCCCCAAGGTGTACGAGCTGATGAGGGCCT GCTGGCAGTGGAGTCCTCTAGATAGACCCTCGTTTGCCGAGACCCACCAGGCTTTCGAGACCATGTTCCACGACTCCAGCATCTCTGAAG AGGTAGCCGAGGAGCTGTGCAAGACTGCCTCCTCTGGCCACGCGGGGCCACTGCACCCCCTGGGCCCAGACAtgcccctgctgccctccaaGTGCCGCACCctgaagaaacacacagagaacaaggAGAACATCGAGGGTGGGCTGGACGGCCGGCTGGACCCtggagctcacacacactcag GTCTGGCTGCGGCGTTGCTAGGAGACGGGCGGTCGGGCGGCTCCCCGGCGTTACCGCGGAAACAGCGCGACAAATCTCCCAGCAGCCTCTTGGAGGACGGCCAGGACGGCGCCACGTTTACGCGCAACCGCAAGGCGGccttcttcagctccttcatgaaGAAGAagtcctcgtcttcctcctcctcgccctcctcgcagctccagcagaacctccccaccccccccaagaGGAGCAGCTCCTTCAGGGAGATGGAGACCCAGCCTCACAAGAAGTACGAGCCCCAGGCGGCCTTCTGCGCCCCCATGCCTCCCCTGCCCGCCCAGGCCGACGGCCCGGGGTTCTCCCCCTCCCACGGAGACGCCAACCACAGCCAGTCCCGCTGCTGCGGCGCCACCTTCGGGCAGAAGCCCTCCTCCAGTGGGGGTCTGGGGTCAGGCTCCCAggtgggcagcagcagcagctggggcAGCCTGGCTGGGTTCTTCACCCCGCGCCTCATCAAGAGGACCCTGGGACTGCGGACGGGGAAGTCCTCGGGCCTggaggacggaggagggggagggggggttggagggtcgAAGCCGTTTCCCCGGTCcaactccacctcctccatgtcGGCGGGGCTGCCGGATCTGGAGCGCATGGCCCTGACCCTCCCCAGGAACCGCAGCAAGCCCCCCCTGGAGAGGAcggcctccaccacctcccagcCCGAGAACGGGGCCTGCCCGCCCCGCACGCCCTCCGCCTCCGACACCATGCTGCTCCGCAGGCTGGATGACCAGGGGGCCGCCCAGATCAGGGAGAGGCCCAAGGCCAAGCTGATGCCCCGGGGGCCGGGCAGCGGGGCCGGGGTGAGGGCtccaggggtggggggcgagGCGGGGGCGGCGGACTCGGACGGCACCTCCCGGCTCAGGGACGGGGGTGAGGAACGCCAGGGGTGGTCGTCGCCCTCCAAAGCCccggggggggttgggagggagggtgtgttgtcgggacaggccacgccccacaaCCACAAGGTTCCTGTGCTGATCTCCCCCACGCTGAAGCACAGCCCCGCGGACGTGCACCTGGTGGGCATGGACTCTCAGGGCAACCGCTTCAAACTGTTATCCTCTGAGCATCAAGCAGACCGCGACCGCCCGCGTCTGGTCAAACCCAAGTGtgccccgccgcccccccccaccctgcgccCCCTGCAGCACACCTACAGCGGGGACGGAGAGGAGCAAGGCGGGAGCGTGGTGGAGGTCAACGGGGACGGGATCAAGGGTCAGAGGTCGGGCCGGGCGGCGGGGCCCGGGACAGGACGACCGTCCGTGCCGCCACCACAAGTGCCGCCCGCACATTCCTACACTTCCTCTGCCAACAGCAACGCCACCCCTACCAAACTAGCCAACGGAGCCACCAACACTGCCCTCTCCTCATCAGCGCCCCCCGGTGGCTCCAAGGGGGGCCTGCGTCGGACCAGGCAGGAGAGGGAACGCGTGCCCCCGGAGAGGGTGAGCCGGGAGGCCCTGCTGGAGTGCGCTGAGTGCCTGAGCGTGGCTCTCCACAGCAGTCCTgagccctcctccagcagcctggTCCTGGACGCCGGGCACCAGCTGCTGGACCACTGCTCCGGCTACGTAGACTGCATCCCCCAGATGAGGAACAAGTTCGCCTTCCGGGAGGCGGTGGGGAAGCTGGAACTGAGCCTGCAGGAACTGAGggccacttcctcttcctgtgggGGAGGGCTCCCTGGGGGCCCCACCCTGGACAGCCTGCACACTTGCATCAAGGAGATCAGCGACGTGGTGCAGAGGTAG